GAATTAGTTGAATCATATCCAGATGCAACATTGATAGAGTTGTGTGAATTATTTGCAGACAAGACTGGTAATTGGGTAGGTCAAAGTGCAATGTGTCGTGCGTTACAGAAATTAGGATTAAATCGGAAAAAAAAACAAAGCGGAGTACCCAAGCAGGGACGGAGAGAGTCCTAAATTTAAGACTAAATTTTTGGGATAAGGTCAAACATATAGAGCCAGAAAACTTAGTATTTTTGGATGAAACTGGTGCTCTACTTGGGTTAACTAGGACTCATGCGCGTTCACAAAGGGGAACAAGAGCTTACTCTACTAACCCCTTCTACAGAGGCTCAAAAGTTACGATAATTGGAGCAATTAGTATTAAAGAAGTAGTTGCATTGATGACAATAAATGGTTCAATGGATGGCATTGCATTTGAATTATTTATTGAAAAGTTTTTAGTGCCAAATTTATGGTCAGGAGCAGTGGTAGTAATGGATAATTTATCCGCGCATAAACTAGATTCAATTGTGCCAATGATTGAAGCTGTCGGTGCAAAAGTTATATGTTTATCACCATACTCCCCCGATTTTAATCCAATTGAATTATGGTGGTCACAACTTAAATCTTTTTTACGTACTTTTGCTCCAACTACAACAGAAATGGTTGATCAACTAATCTCAGTTGCACTCGATTTAATAAATCCTCAACATTTAAGAAACTGGTTTGCTAGTTGCTGCTACTGTACCTCATAACAGCCGTAAATGCTGTATAAGGCTTTGAGATAGTTAGTGATAATTTAGAGGCATAAAAATTAACTCCTAATTTCTAAAAATTTATGATTTTTGCTACTAGCTAAGTTGGCAGAACTAAGCTACCAATTCTTAACCTAACTAATCCGCAAACTGTTAAAATAATCTGCTCATACGTCTCAAGCTTTAAGCGAAATCTTTGTGAGGCTATGCGGAATATTTTAAGTAATCGAATCAAATGTTCAATGAATATCCGATTACTAGATAAAGCCTTATTTTCATCTTTTTGCTGTTGAGTTAATTCTCGTTTTGGTTTCTTTTTATGAGGAGTAGTGATATTCTCACCTCCTTGAAAGCCTTTATCACCTGAAAAGGGTTGAGATTTATCAAATTTATTTTGAGATTGACGAAACAATTTTATATCTGCTGTTGGCCCAGGAACACCTACTTCTACCTCTACAATATCTTTGCCTTCTGGTATGCCAATTATCAGACTTTTTAATGTATGTTGTCTCTTCTTTCCAGAAAAATATTTCTGTTGCTCTTTTTGGTCAGAATCCCTATATATTGGCTGTTCTAAGCTATCGACTAATAGCCTAAAATTTGTTAATACTTCTTGAACAAATAGTAAATCACTTTCATTATTTGATACTTGTTCTAATAAACTAGCAGGTAATATATCACGAAGAATTGGTATCCAGTCGTGAAATGTATCATTAGCTTCGGTTTTGGAAACACCAAATAGCATTCCTAATACTTGGAATGTTGGCATCTGTCTTAGATAAAATAGACATAAACATACTTGTTCTTCGGTTGATAACTTTTCGGGACGACCACCACCAGCCGCATTAATTCTAATTTTATGACTCTCTTGTTTAGCTTTGATGTATCGATTTCGTTTTAAGGCGCAATTTAGCAGTGATTGCAATTGTTCGTAACTAATCCCTAAAATCTGTTTTGTTCGTAGTGGATACTTTTGTATATAATCTAAAATCATAACTAATTGTGGAAAATGGTAGACGCCCAATCTAACGTTTTACCATTTTTCTTTTCCTAAGTTAATATTTCGGACAAGTTTACTTGTTTCTGAACCAACAATGCCATCTACGGTAAGGTCGTAATCCACTTGAAATTTCTTAATAGCTTTTTGCGTTGCCTGATCAGTTAAGTCAGACTCATCTTGAGAGAGAGGGAAGTTAGGGTCATTACTGTTAATACGGCTTTTGTAACCTAAGCCGTTCAAAATACTGCGAATCTCAGAATTTGTATAGTTAATCATGGTTGGAAAACCTCAAAATCATGAATGAAGTTGATAATTTAAGTTTCCCTGTTAATCAGATATTTGTAGGTGAAGATAGATAACTTAGGTGCAAAGATAACAATTGAAGAAGAATTTAGTACCTTAAATCACTGAAAAAGGGTAAAACACTAATATAGAAGTGTTTTACCCATAACGAATATTTTAATGAGCATTGTGTTGAGAAATAAAACTTTTAGTAAACGTAAATTGCTCCAGTGCGATTAATAGCAAGTGAACCATCTTCAGGTGTACCACTAGTAATTCGCAAGACTGTTACAAAAGCTGTATTTCCAACTGTATTCACCTCATATTTCAGAGAAGTATCTTGCAAATAAGGATAAATCAAGACATCGGCAGGAAGAGAAACATAATTTATGTCAGCAATAGTTCCAGGAAGTATTGTTTTTGCTGAGTCAGTTGTCAAACCATATTGCAAAGGAATATTAGTTTGGTTAAAAATCTTTACTTCTAATGGTTGATGAGGATTGATTCGTGCTGTGGGTTGCCAAAAGCCAAGATAAAATGTTTTAGGTAGTTTGTTTTCAGCTTTAAGTTCACTGACCATAACTTGCAAGTTATGGTTTATTTGTTTTTGTTGCTCTGGGGTATAAAACGTATTCATTGTTGATCGCATTGCCTGAGCATCGGCTCGGAGTGTAGCTTTCTGTTCAGGTGTAAAACTCGCCCAGAAAGCTGTACGATCGCTTTTGTTGGTGGGATTTTGTTTGTACGCTTGGTAAAGGCTTTGTTGTTTAGGTGTCAACATATTCTCAAGTTCAGCTTCAGATTGTTGCGTAATCCGAGCGATTTCAGCTTTCTGTTGGGGAGTTAGATTCACTCCTTCTAAGAGGTTGAATCCAGCAGCGCGAACTTGCATAGGTGCAGCAAGGCTGACAGCAGTAATAGTTCCTAGCAAGAGAGCAATGAATTTGAATCGCATAAATATCTCCTTCAAAAATATTGTTGGTGATTGAAGCTTGGATAAGGACGCAGATTTACGCCCCTACTTTTATCTACTGAATTGCTACCGTCATTGTGTAGTTGATTGGATAAGATGCTGGGTTAGTCACTTGAATGTGATAATCCTCAGTTATTGGTAAGCGTCCATGCCAAGCTTGAGCGCCAGACATATTACCGTTCTCAAGTACAGTACCATCCACCCCAAAAAGGGTTAACCAAGAAGGATTGCTTCCAGGTGAATTAACATTCACCGACATCAACTGTCCAGCCTTGGCTGCTGCAAAATAGGAGCGGGAAGTGTGAGGAGCAAGGCTACCACTAATGACTTCAGAAGTAGCTCCTGGGGTAAATTCAATACGTTGTGTACTAGGTTGTGGAGTATTGGGAACGATCGCTATTCTCAAGTTGTAGTCAACTCCAGCTGGTTTCAGTGCCTCGATATAATAATCTTGAGTTTTCGGCAAGCGGCCACGCCAATGAGTGAGGTTTTGAGGTGCGAGAATTAACCGTGTACCATCAGCACCAGACATTGTGAGAAAGATAGGAGATTGCGATGAATCTGCTTTGATAGTCATCAATTGGTTAGCATTGGCTCTGATTACATAGCGAACTGGGTAATAGTTTTTGTTGTGATATACCACTGTTGAAGTCGCACCTGCTGGAAATTCAATACGTTGTGTTTGATATCCCCAAGGCACTGTGCGAGCAGCAGCAGGTCGGTTCGGTAATACTGCGCCTGCAATCCCTAAACCAATAATGCTGAAGCAAATTAGGCTGTTAAGTGTACTTTTCATGATATTCACCTTGGTTGTAAAAGTTTTGAAGTTAATAGAATGTGTGTGAGGAATAGGGATCTAATACCAAGCTGTAATTCCTAATTAAGAAGGTCAGGCTACATTTAGGTTTTCAGGCTTCCATTTGTAGCCTTATTTTTAAGAATTGGTATAACGACTTACTTAAATAAATTGGGCATGGGTACGACTATTTGCCCCTTCAAGAATGATTAATATGTTGCTTGATCAAGACTAAAGCAAGCGTATTTTTTGCCAATGCATCAAGTCTTTGATGTTTATAGGCGGCAAGATAACACAGAGCGCGAAATCGCAAACCCATTAATTCCTCGTACAAAGGATTAAGCTTACATAAAGGTGGAATATGAGCGATCACGTGATTGAAAAATTTGATATTCCTTGCAAATGGACAAGTGCCTGGAATTAGTTGACATAATAATTCGGCTTGTTTATGATTTGAGATTTTGATGGTATTCAGTGTTTGTCGTATCGGATATAGCAAATTTAATTTATGTAGCTTCATAGTGAGTTTCCTTGAATCAATCTAAATAGTCAGGAATGTGGCTTCTTGGTTTATTCAATCTTCTCTTGGTGTATAGTCTGAGTGGCTGAAGATGGATAAATAAGAAAAAGCTATTGCGAGTAAGCTATTACAGTTGTAGATATTACTAATTTCCTCAGCAAGTAATCGCATTTAACTTGCTCCTCTGTTAACCGAAGATAATTTTCAGACGTAAATAAAATTGTCTAAAAAAGAATTTTGGTAAGCTTTAATTTCTCACAATACTAAATTGTACTTTAGTATTGTGTAATAATCCATTGGCACACCAATTTATTATCTTTAACAATCCAGAGAGCAATTAATTTACCCTTTTTTAGGGATGAGATAGCAATATTTTGAGACGTAGTTATTTGAGAATTATGAGAAGTTAGAAGATTCATGATTTTCCTCCAAGAATGCCAGTAGTTAATCAAATATTTTTAGCTAGTATGGACAGTGTATTCAAAAGTAGGGACGCGATGAATCGCGTCTGTCAGAAGCAAAAATTGCTCACTATATAATTCTTGATTCGAAATATATACATACCTCATTCACTTGCAAGTTGCTGTATATGGCCATCCATTCATCAGCTGATTACAAGACCAAGGATTGTTAAAATCGATAGCCAACACCAAATTGGAAGCTAACAGCGTCAGCGTCACTATTTTCATAAGCATTTAAACCATACTTGGCATCACCGAAGGCAATCACATTTTTATTCAGTGCAGTTTCTACACCACTGTCTAGTACTACTGAATTACGATTACCTATAGGAGTATCATCTCCTTTTGTGCCAATGAAAGAGTAGCCAGCACCTGCATAGAGATTCGTATTTTTGGCAACTGGTATATCGTAAGTAATGGTTGGTATCGTTGCGGTTGTTTTATCGTCAAAGAGAAATGAACCGCGAACTGAAACAGGTGTATTAGGAATAGTAACACGCCCTTGGATATCACCACCCAATTGAGCAGCTTCCTCATGGTGTCCACCACTGGTAACACCTGGGGCAATACCAACACCAATGTAGTTTCCTGTCATACCTTGTGAAACTGGAGCCGCAACCGCAGATTTTACAAATGAGAACGTCATTGTGCCAGTAATACCAAGTGAAAGCATACCAGTTAGTAAAGCTATTTTGGGATTTTTGATTAAACTTTTCATCTTCTTTTCTCCTCATTCTTTAGAAGTGATATAACTTTTTGGTCTGTAAAACCGAAACGCTTAACTTTGTATAACTACAGTTTCTAGTTTGGCTAGAGTTATGTGGGTGAAGAAAGATAAGTTAGCAATTAAGTTAAAGAGAAGTTAATATCTGAACATTAATAAATAGGGGCATACAGCAAGCAGTACACCCCTAAAGCAAATTTATTACAATTACTCTTTTTAAAATCAGCAAACGGGTAGAATTTCCCTTTTCATATCTAGATGAACTTCCTACGAAACAGGTTCAACAGGTGGAGGAAGAATCTCAATACCATACTTAGGAGCTGTCGTGAGGATCTTTTCCAAGTCTGCCGGACTTAGAGGTGGTACAGAAATAACTTGATTCGCTGGTCTTCCAACTTCTGCAATAAACTTTTCAAATCCAGCTGGTGTCACCCAAACTAACATCTTTGCAGGTAAAGAGCTTGTGTTAGTAAATTGATGTAATTGTCCTTTAGGAGAGTGCAGAAATGTACCAGGCGTTGCAATTACAATTTGCCCATCTAGATGAAATTCTAATTCCCCCTCTTGGATATAAAACGATTCATTTTCTTGCAAATGTCGATGAGGAGGCGTACCGCCTCCTTGCGGTGCAATTACTACTTGGCAGAGGGCATAAGCTTCTCCCGTCTCTTCACCCACTGCTTTGAAGGTATACAGATCCTGAGCAAACCAGTAAGAAGTCCCACCACCGGGTGGTTGTAGTAAACCTTTTTGTTGAATAGTCATTCTAATTCTCCTGAGCAATTACTGTTATGGGTGCATTAAATATCGCAAATGCTTTAGCCTATTCATGTAAGCACAATCAGCCCTGTCTACACAAATTTCTACACCCAAGTAAAAATCTGAGTAATGGCTCATGTGTCTATTAAATCTGCCAGATTTCAAAAATTGATAAAAGGTGCGTGAGTTTTATGCAATGGGAAGATTGTCAAATTCAAGGTGTAAGGAGTTGGAACTCCTGTGTCATTCATTACTTTAATAAAGTAATTTTCGGAAGCAGATAACCTCTTAAAGACTCTGTATCACTCCCTGGAACAAAATGAATACGTTACGCTGGAAGCACAATAGCAGCAGCAGGTTTTGTTGGTAAACTAAGCAAGGTTGTTCCTATCGTCCCTGTAGCCAATATACCTGTTAGTAATACATTCTTCAGAATGCTTTTCATGTTTTTTGCCTTTTTTATTCTTTGAGAACTAAACTCAAGGGTAATGCCGAGAATTTGTACAGTAATTTAGACAATTCTCAACTATAAATTAAATTTAGTACTTGCTAATTGATGGTTGAGGAGCATAAAAATGCTCCCCAAAAATTTAACACTAATTAAGAATTAGTTAATAATTCGGGACTAACGCAGCCCAGGTATTTGCGCCGACAACGCCATCTGGTGAAAGCCCTATTGCTTGTTGGAAGTTCTTAACAGCAGTAGTTGTTTCATCCAAAAAATTACCAGTTACAGGTAAGGCTGTCCCATCTGGCAAAGTACCATAACCTTCTAAAATTAAAAGCTGCTGTAAAACGGCAACTGTCAAACTGGAGTAAGTAGGTTGCTGAACTTGTTGCAGATCATCATTAAGATTGGTGATCGCAGTTTTAGTAACAGTAGCCATGAGCGTTTTCCTCTTTTTAATGAGTGTTAATTATGGGTGACTGAGTAACTCAGCACCACTAATATTGAGTTTCCTCTTTGCCAACATTTTTGAGGGTTAAGAAAGATAAGTTAGCTGATAAGATAAGGAAAATAATGCTTAAGTCAAATTTAGTGCATTTGTACTATTTAAATAAAAAGATAATTCCTGATCTAATACTACAAATTTTGACGAATTTACGTTCCAGCAGTGATTAAATCACGGATTGCTTGCAACTTATTTAAGGTGCAATAAACTTGTCCGAAATATTAACTTAGGAAAAGAAAAATGGTAAAACGTTAGATTGGGCGTCTACCATTTTCCACAATTAGTTATGATTTTAGATTATATACAAAAGTATCCACTACGAACAAAACAGATTTTAGGGATTAGTTACGAACAATTGCAATCACTGCTAAATTGCGCCTTAAAACGAAATCGATACATCAAAGCTAAACAAGAGAGTCATAAAATTAGAATTAATGCGGCTGGTGGTGGTCGTCCCGAAAAGTTATCAACCGAAGAACAAGTATGTTTATGTCTATTTTATCTAAGACAGATGCCAACATTCCAAGTATTAGGAATGCTATTTGGTGTTTCCAAAACCGAAGCTAATGATACATTTCACGACTGGATACCAATTCTTCGTGATATATTACCTGCTAGTTTATTAGAACAAGTATCAAATAATGAAAGTGATTTACTATTTGTTCAAGAAGTATTAACAAATTTTAGGCTATTAGTCGATAGCTTAGAACAGCCAATATATAGGGATTCTGACCAAAAAGAGCAACAGAAATATTTTTCTGGAAAGAAGAGACAACATACATTAAAAAGTCTGATAATTGGCATACCAGAAGGCAAAGATATTGTAGAGGTAGAAGTAGGTGTTCCTGGGCCAACAGCAGATATAAAATTGTTTCGTCAATCTCAAAATAAATTTGATAAATCTCAACCCTTTTCAGGTGATAAAGGCTTTCAAGGAGGTGAGAATATCACTACTCCTCATAAAAAGAAACCAAAACGAGAATTAACTCAACAGCAAAAAGATGAAAATAAGGCTTTATCTAGTAATCGGATATTCATTGAACATTTGATTCGATTACTTAAAATATTCCGCATAGCCTCACAAAGATTTCGCTTAAAGCTTGAGACGTATGAGCAGATTATTTTAACAGTTTGCGGATTAGTTAGGTTAAGAATTGGTAGCTTAGTTCTGCCAACTTAGCTAGTAGCAAAAATCATAAATTTTTAGAAATTAGGAGTTAATTTTTATGCCTCTAAATTATCACTAACTATCTCAAAGCCTTATAACTACGTATTTACGAAGATATCAAAGTTTTGCCCCAAAGCTTTGAACAGTCTGGCTTTGGAATTTTCGGACAAGTCTAATAAAACAAGCATAAACATACCTGCTCTTGGATTAATAATTTTGCTGGACGACCCCCACCAGACGCATTGATTCTAATTTTCTGTCTTTCTTGTTTAGTTTTAATTTCCTTATAACGATTTATGGCACAATTTAACAGTGATTGGAACTGCTCATAACTAATCCCTAAAATTTGTTTTGTTCGGTGCGGATATTTCTGGATGTAATCAAAAACCATAATTAATACAGACAAATGGTAGATACTCACTTAAACGTTTTACCATTTTTCTTTTCCTAAGTTAATATTCCGGACAAGTCTAAGGAATTAAGCGTATAAGTGACTCGTGCAACTGTATGTTTTGCCCCAGCAGCACAATGCGTTTCCCAGTTGGCTTGAGGCGATGGTAGAGATTTTTTACTTTGCTGACAATCTCCCAAGATAATGAAGGCGAATTCTTACCAATAAAAGAGTGAATATCTCCGAGAATGAAGACTCCATCACCACTAAAATTTGCAATGTAATCAAACACATATAATAGTGGGTCAGCGTGTGGTGGTTTCTTATACTCCGCCACTGGCTTAAACATCAAGCCCCCATCAGGTGCAATCAGACATTGTTCTAAACTGGAAACACCGAGGTTCCAGAAGAACACTGAACTTTTTAACTTATTTTTAGCTTCAGTAGTTAACCACTGAATAATCGTTGCTTCGTCGGGGGATAGCACATCAAGCGCTGCAATGGGGATTTGTGAATCAAGCGTGGAGAGTAAATTTGAGAGTTTCATTGTTTTGGTATTTCGTAAGGGACTGGAGATAATTCGTCATGAGTATTTACGAGTTTGACGATTACCTCATAGACTTCGGCATCGCCGTCAAAAACCTCAGCCATACCATTGCTGTGCGAGTAAGCGATTGCTGAAACAATGGCATTTAATAGCACACACAAACCCTCAGTGTTTGCTTTAATGATCACGGGCTGGCGTGTTTTCTGTTGTGTGTAAACGTGAACAAATGGGTATTCTTTAGCTAATTCGTTCATGATTGGTTTTGAGGGGAAAACTTGTTGATTCCCCCATATTGATTACTGACGCAGGCGTGTTTGACTACTGTTCGTAGTCCGAAGTTGTTGGGTTTGGGCTTCGTCCTTAAACTCCCGTTCGCCTACAACTCCAAGTGCTTCTTCAAACGGTTGCGTAGCTGATAAACAACTCAGCCCCTCAAATCCTTCCGCTTCTACTCGAACTTCACCTGTAGCATTGTCAAAATGAATCAATATCGAACGTTCCATGCGTTATCTCCTTGTATATTGCTGTTGTTGCTGATGTCCGCTGAAGGTAAGGCGTAGGGTTTGCAGAGTGCCATTCGTTTCCTGTGCGATCGCGCACTCTCCAAATAGCTCTTGAAGTTCGATAGCCTTGGCACGAACCATTCGTTGTCCATAAGCCAGCATTAACTTGTTACTAAAGAAGTCTTGTCCTAAACGCGGGTCTGTCTCGTAGGAGTCGTGTATCACGTCATACACCTCACTATCTTGATTCCACTTGAATCCGATGTCTGCACGGGCTTTAATCGTTCGACCAGACACGATAATTTGTGCGCTCCTTCCCTGGGAGCTACCGTAATAACCTCGCAGTGGTTGTGCTATTTCATGTACTTGCGGATTCAGTTTCAAATCCTGTAAAGCTTGTATCAGACATTCACGGTTAGTGAGCTTGGTTTTTACTGTTGAGAAATGCGACATAATTTATTTCCTGTGGAATTTAAATTGAAGAAATGTGATCAACGTACAAGTGCAATGCCATATGTGAGCTATTGTGGACATCGCACTTTTAAGACATCGGTAAAGTCAAGAGCGAATGCACGCTCGCTCTTGACCATTTCTTACCTAAACTTGAACGACATGACGGTAGCTTTTGATAAGCCCACATCGCCAGTCGCAATTGATTGCAGATTGCGTTGTTCATCTAACAACTTGGTGCGGATGGAATTTATCTTTTGCTGCAACTGGGAGCGCGTATCTGAGCCTAGATTCTTGGACTCAATCGCCGGATCATTCACAATTGAATCCAAGTGCGCCATCATCGCCTCCAAACTGCTGCCTGCTTCTGGACTAGCATTAGCTAGTAACACTCGAACTTTTTGAAGGTGTTTGTCCATTTTCTTCTTGAACAAGACTGGTTTCCTTCCTGGCTCCCAATCAGCCAGTTCCTCCAACAACTGCGCGGCGAGTTGTTCACCACCAGCGAGTGCTGACTCACGTAACCGCTGCTCCAGATTTTTGTCATACTGTTGGATGAACTTGGTAATCTGGTCGAGACATTCGGCTTGCTGCTGGTTAAGTTGCTCAGACAGTGCTGGGATAATCACTGGACGACCTATGATTACCTGGAGATAATCTTCAAGGTCAGTCAGAGTAGGGAAAGCTCGAAGCAAGTTGGCTTTTACTGATTCTTGCTTGTCCTGCGGTAATTCCCAAGTGTTAAGTGAGAGAAACTGGTCAATCCGCTCTTGATA
This region of Nostoc sp. UHCC 0302 genomic DNA includes:
- a CDS encoding IS630 family transposase, which encodes MSCVTEIRIKSEKKTKRSTQAGTERVLNLRLNFWDKVKHIEPENLVFLDETGALLGLTRTHARSQRGTRAYSTNPFYRGSKVTIIGAISIKEVVALMTINGSMDGIAFELFIEKFLVPNLWSGAVVVMDNLSAHKLDSIVPMIEAVGAKVICLSPYSPDFNPIELWWSQLKSFLRTFAPTTTEMVDQLISVALDLINPQHLRNWFASCCYCTS
- a CDS encoding transposase family protein — its product is MILDYIQKYPLRTKQILGISYEQLQSLLNCALKRNRYIKAKQESHKIRINAAGGGRPEKLSTEEQVCLCLFYLRQMPTFQVLGMLFGVSKTEANDTFHDWIPILRDILPASLLEQVSNNESDLLFVQEVLTNFRLLVDSLEQPIYRDSDQKEQQKYFSGKKRQHTLKSLIIGIPEGKDIVEVEVGVPGPTADIKLFRQSQNKFDKSQPFSGDKGFQGGENITTPHKKKPKRELTQQQKDENKALSSNRIFIEHLIRLLKIFRIASQRFRLKLETYEQIILTVCGLVRLRIGSLVLPT
- a CDS encoding peptidoglycan-binding domain-containing protein, producing MINYTNSEIRSILNGLGYKSRINSNDPNFPLSQDESDLTDQATQKAIKKFQVDYDLTVDGIVGSETSKLVRNINLGKEKW
- a CDS encoding Spy/CpxP family protein refolding chaperone; its protein translation is MRFKFIALLLGTITAVSLAAPMQVRAAGFNLLEGVNLTPQQKAEIARITQQSEAELENMLTPKQQSLYQAYKQNPTNKSDRTAFWASFTPEQKATLRADAQAMRSTMNTFYTPEQQKQINHNLQVMVSELKAENKLPKTFYLGFWQPTARINPHQPLEVKIFNQTNIPLQYGLTTDSAKTILPGTIADINYVSLPADVLIYPYLQDTSLKYEVNTVGNTAFVTVLRITSGTPEDGSLAINRTGAIYVY
- a CDS encoding Mo-dependent nitrogenase C-terminal domain-containing protein; the encoded protein is MKLHKLNLLYPIRQTLNTIKISNHKQAELLCQLIPGTCPFARNIKFFNHVIAHIPPLCKLNPLYEELMGLRFRALCYLAAYKHQRLDALAKNTLALVLIKQHINHS
- a CDS encoding outer membrane beta-barrel protein, which codes for MKSLIKNPKIALLTGMLSLGITGTMTFSFVKSAVAAPVSQGMTGNYIGVGIAPGVTSGGHHEEAAQLGGDIQGRVTIPNTPVSVRGSFLFDDKTTATIPTITYDIPVAKNTNLYAGAGYSFIGTKGDDTPIGNRNSVVLDSGVETALNKNVIAFGDAKYGLNAYENSDADAVSFQFGVGYRF
- a CDS encoding cupin domain-containing protein: MTIQQKGLLQPPGGGTSYWFAQDLYTFKAVGEETGEAYALCQVVIAPQGGGTPPHRHLQENESFYIQEGELEFHLDGQIVIATPGTFLHSPKGQLHQFTNTSSLPAKMLVWVTPAGFEKFIAEVGRPANQVISVPPLSPADLEKILTTAPKYGIEILPPPVEPVS
- a CDS encoding peptidoglycan-binding domain-containing protein; this translates as MATVTKTAITNLNDDLQQVQQPTYSSLTVAVLQQLLILEGYGTLPDGTALPVTGNFLDETTTAVKNFQQAIGLSPDGVVGANTWAALVPNY
- a CDS encoding DUF2997 domain-containing protein, with amino-acid sequence MERSILIHFDNATGEVRVEAEGFEGLSCLSATQPFEEALGVVGEREFKDEAQTQQLRTTNSSQTRLRQ
- a CDS encoding DUF1257 domain-containing protein, giving the protein MSHFSTVKTKLTNRECLIQALQDLKLNPQVHEIAQPLRGYYGSSQGRSAQIIVSGRTIKARADIGFKWNQDSEVYDVIHDSYETDPRLGQDFFSNKLMLAYGQRMVRAKAIELQELFGECAIAQETNGTLQTLRLTFSGHQQQQQYTRR